The genomic DNA TATAAAACAGTGTtcattgtttgttgtttttgttgttttttatcgCAGATGTGGCTGTTTCACCATTTTGGAATCCAGCTTTAAGTTGTTATGTTCTAAGTCCTAAGGTCTTACTGACCTAAGGGTCGATATGTTATAACCATATAGCCTGTTAGACCCTTGGGTCTTCATGAACCTAAGGTCTTAATAACCTGAGGGTTGAATCATTGCCATAACAAAGCCAATTGTTATTTCCCTGGGGAGTATTTACAGGACATTGATATCTAGCTCCTGTTTTTTCCCGTGGATGGTCTTTCAGTGTTATTTCCCTTCCTCATCCGTGAATGTGGATGTCCATGGACTGTGAGTCGTTTTCCCGTGGAGGTTCTTTCTGTGTGTTCCACTCACTGTGGCTGTGTCCTGTGTTGTTTCCCTTCTCCACATGTGGATGTGGGTGTCCATGTACTGTGAGTCATTTTCCCGTGGAGTTTCTTTCTGTGTGTTCCACTCACTGTGGCTGCGTCCTGTGTTGTTTCCCTTCTCCACACGTGGATGTGGGTGTCCATGTACTGTGAGTCGTTTTCCCGTGGAGGTTCTTTCTGTGTGTTCCACTCACTGTGGCTGTGTCCTGTGTTGTTTCCCTTCTCCACACGTGGATGTGGGTGTCCATGTACTGTGAGTCGTTTTCCCGTGGAGGTTCTTTCTGTGTGTTCCACTCACTGTGGCTGTGTCCTGTGTTGTTTCCCTTCTCCACACGTGGATGTATTCTATAGTCTGTTCTCATCCTGTTTTCTATTCTGTTCCATCAGGCTCAGCTGGCCCTGTCGTCTCCCTCCGGATCTGGGGTGGGTCTGGGGCTATGGTGCCCCAGCGGAAGGACTGGATGTCATGGTGGTGCACCGGGGAGCGGTATGGAGATTACTAGGAGAGAGGGTTCACAGGGGAaatggatggggacaggggagtggagagagagatggctggagCCAAGCCTGGGGAAAAGGCTGGGACCGAGCCTGGGTCGAGGCCTTCAGAGAGAGTTTGGAAGCTGGCTGTTCACCCTGCCTTTcctgctccttctcctcctccccccggtGTTCCCCCAGTGCCCTGACAGCTGCCACTGTGTGTGGGAGAGCAACATGGTGCTGTGTACGGATGCTGGGCTCCGTGAGTTCCCCCAGGGCCTTCCTCTGGACACCGTCACACTACACCTGGAGAGAAACTACATCCGCTCGCTCCCTGAGGGAGCCTTCAGGCAAGGAAGATAACAGTTGTGTTTTAATATGATTTTTTATTCACCCTGCATGCTGTTATTGTCTTTTATTAATTCATTAATTTATTCATTACAATTCAAATCTGGCTCCCAGTTTGTCTTTAGTTTTGGGTAATTATGATGTTTCTGACACTTCCTCTTGTTATATACCTTCAGGGAGCTGACCCACCTGAAGGAGCTGTATCTCTCCCACAACCACATCAACACCCTCTCCTCCGGGGCCCTGCGACACCTGAGCTCAGAGCTCCGTCTCCTGGACCTCTCCCACAACCTGTTACGCCAGGCCAGCCGGGACGAGTTTGGTTCCACGCGGGCCAAGACGCGCCTCTATAACAACCCGTGGCACTGCGACTGTACCCTGCAGGAGCTGATGGAGACGTTAAATCTAGAGCCGGAGACTGTCAACGGGATCATGTGTGAGAGCTCTGTGAGGAGCTCCGGGGAGGGGAGTCGCTGGGAGGATCCAGGAGGGGCAGCAGAGCACTCCGGTCAACCCCTGGTTAAGCTGCTTAACTCTGGGGTAAACTTCTGTCGTCTCCAGAGGAAGACAACGGATGTAGCCATGCTGGTGACCATGTTCGTGTGGTTCTTCATGGTCATTGTTTATGTGGTCTACTACGTGAGACAGAACCAGGCTGAGACCAGAAGACATCTGGAGTATCTGAAAAGTTTACCCAGTCCGAGGAAAACACTCACGGAGACAGACACAATAAGCACTGGTCTCTG from Oncorhynchus clarkii lewisi isolate Uvic-CL-2024 chromosome 7, UVic_Ocla_1.0, whole genome shotgun sequence includes the following:
- the LOC139414469 gene encoding leucine-rich repeat-containing protein 3-like, whose protein sequence is MEITRREGSQGKWMGTGEWRERWLEPSLGKRLGPSLGRGLQREFGSWLFTLPFLLLLLLPPVFPQCPDSCHCVWESNMVLCTDAGLREFPQGLPLDTVTLHLERNYIRSLPEGAFRELTHLKELYLSHNHINTLSSGALRHLSSELRLLDLSHNLLRQASRDEFGSTRAKTRLYNNPWHCDCTLQELMETLNLEPETVNGIMCESSVRSSGEGSRWEDPGGAAEHSGQPLVKLLNSGVNFCRLQRKTTDVAMLVTMFVWFFMVIVYVVYYVRQNQAETRRHLEYLKSLPSPRKTLTETDTISTGL